In the genome of Chryseobacterium arthrosphaerae, one region contains:
- a CDS encoding PhzF family phenazine biosynthesis protein — protein MKLELYQIDAFTEEIFHGNPACVVPLKSWLPDEILLKIARENAVAETAFFIDNGNTIHLRWFTPEIEMDLCGHATLATAHCLASLLNYQHSRIIFETKSGELTVDIKDGFYYMDFPSRMPEPSTLPDTIAQSLNIQPKEVFRSRDYVLVYESEDDIRKISVERSVFDLINLDPGGVVVTAAGTDSDFVSRYFTPQSSILEDPVTGSAHCSLIPFWSSRLEKDTLFARQLSERGGQLYCENKNERVIVAGKARTYSIGHLWIE, from the coding sequence ATGAAATTAGAATTATATCAGATAGATGCATTTACAGAAGAGATTTTCCATGGAAATCCTGCCTGCGTTGTTCCATTAAAAAGCTGGCTGCCCGATGAGATCCTTTTAAAAATAGCCCGTGAAAATGCCGTGGCAGAAACAGCCTTCTTTATCGATAACGGCAATACCATTCATCTGAGATGGTTTACCCCTGAAATTGAAATGGATTTATGCGGACATGCCACTCTGGCTACCGCCCACTGCCTGGCTTCCCTCTTAAACTATCAGCACAGCAGAATCATTTTTGAAACCAAAAGTGGTGAACTGACCGTTGATATAAAAGACGGATTTTATTATATGGATTTTCCGTCAAGAATGCCTGAACCTTCTACCCTTCCGGACACTATTGCCCAGTCTCTCAATATACAGCCAAAAGAAGTCTTCCGGTCAAGAGATTATGTTTTGGTATATGAGTCTGAAGACGACATCAGAAAAATCAGTGTTGAAAGATCCGTTTTTGACCTTATCAACCTGGACCCCGGAGGCGTTGTAGTAACAGCAGCAGGTACTGACAGTGATTTTGTTTCAAGATATTTTACCCCGCAGTCTTCCATTCTTGAAGATCCTGTAACCGGTTCTGCCCACTGCTCACTCATCCCGTTCTGGTCATCAAGATTGGAAAAAGATACACTTTTTGCCCGCCAGCTTTCTGAAAGAGGCGGCCAGCTTTATTGTGAAAACAAAAATGAAAGGGTAATTGTGGCCGGTAAAGCCAGAACATATTCAATAGGACATCTGTGGATAGAATAA
- the tcmP gene encoding three-Cys-motif partner protein TcmP: MNKLNIKSNLLDHSEAKVRLLGEYLKRYLSIISNDGFTEKIYIYDLFCGQGKYENGGYGSPLVALKNVRDIFFSVINQKDSKLPKIDCFFNDIEEMKTIILENVIKEKKLHYPNIGNLTITNNDYKDEIKILKNKFREYKKEKAFVFIDPYGYKELKANDIKELIGTHKKSEILLWLPIQFMYRFADKEAPDVLKTLISDLQINEEVKILNNVWDFIYSLKKGFQNYLGNDYFVDNFTLKKEENTVFCLYFFTSHIKGFEKMLESKWEIDAEEGRGWEYSGNTPSLFFDQKTNRLEELLKIFLKSERKFNYDLYEFTLQAGFLTKHSTEILTDWQNRGLLEVVVTDTNLQARKRSFYIKYFKAGTKDRKKVYYILK; this comes from the coding sequence ATGAATAAGTTAAATATAAAATCAAATTTATTAGATCACTCTGAAGCTAAGGTCAGATTACTGGGAGAATATTTAAAAAGATACTTAAGCATTATAAGTAATGACGGATTTACTGAAAAAATTTATATCTATGATCTTTTCTGTGGACAAGGCAAATATGAAAATGGTGGTTATGGAAGTCCATTAGTAGCATTAAAAAATGTTAGAGATATTTTTTTTAGTGTTATTAATCAAAAAGATTCTAAGCTTCCAAAAATAGATTGTTTTTTTAATGACATTGAAGAAATGAAAACTATTATTCTTGAAAATGTTATTAAAGAAAAAAAACTACATTATCCAAATATTGGTAATTTAACTATTACCAATAATGATTATAAAGATGAAATAAAAATTTTAAAGAATAAATTTAGAGAGTATAAAAAAGAAAAGGCTTTTGTTTTTATAGATCCTTATGGTTATAAAGAATTAAAAGCTAATGATATTAAAGAATTGATAGGAACACATAAAAAAAGTGAGATTTTATTATGGCTTCCTATACAATTTATGTATCGATTCGCAGACAAAGAAGCACCAGATGTTTTAAAAACTCTCATTTCTGATCTACAAATTAATGAAGAAGTAAAAATATTAAATAATGTTTGGGATTTTATTTATTCTTTAAAAAAAGGATTTCAAAATTATTTAGGGAATGATTATTTTGTTGATAATTTTACTCTTAAGAAAGAAGAGAATACAGTTTTTTGTTTGTATTTCTTTACATCACATATCAAAGGATTTGAAAAAATGTTAGAGTCCAAGTGGGAAATTGATGCAGAAGAAGGAAGAGGATGGGAATATTCTGGCAATACTCCCTCATTATTTTTTGACCAAAAGACTAATAGATTGGAAGAACTTTTAAAGATATTTTTAAAGTCTGAAAGAAAATTTAATTATGATTTGTATGAGTTTACTCTCCAAGCTGGCTTTCTAACTAAACATTCAACTGAAATACTAACAGACTGGCAAAATCGTGGTTTATTGGAAGTAGTTGTAACAGATACAAATTTACAAGCTAGAAAAAGATCATTTTATATAAAATACTTTAAAGCTGGTACAAAAGATAGAAAAAAGGTCTACTATATTTTAAAATAA